aaaTTTTATCccactattatttatttatgtatttaaatCCTGACAACAGAGAAAATGACAATGTTAAGTGCTTTAGAAATTGAGTGATTGGATAAAACAAAAATTGTGAACATTTTTATGTTAATTCCGCCGTTTATATCAGTTAATGACAATTACCTTAACCATGATTTGTGTGTCTTTGGGAAAAAATTGCCCCACATTAAccgcaaaaatatttttaaaataaggcATTATTGAAacaaaaacatagaaaaagacCTTTATTAATCACGATccttctttattcatttttaatttaaatataagaaagaaataaagaaaaagcgAATTTATGGAGTGTCAAATTAAAGTGTAAGGAGTCtacataaaattttcaagtgtCCCTGCTTTGGCTATACATTAGTCGTCTGGGTATAAAAATCAACAACGACCATTTTCTTTTAACACacagtttattttaaaaagaattatttatttacaatTCCGaaatgtaaaacataacatgtcATTTGCAGATACTCTTATGTTAACTGTGATTTCCCTTAATTAATATTACATATTGGAGCCAGTTGCCTCCCAAATACGATCCATCATGTTGATTTGCAATAATGTCCTTGAATTTTTACATTCACTTGCCCTATgaacaaaatttcaaatatttactTTCGACCTTGAAGGTTGGATTGAGACAAGTAATTGGGCGTAATTTCCTGCATTCCCAACATAAGTTTGAGGCCCAAAATTAACAAATAATCTTAAAAGGAATATGCATTGCCTGTAGATGGCTCATGGCTATCTGGACCAAAATTGTAACACTCAGCAAAAATGATCCAACCATGGGCTTCATGAAAATTTGTTGGGCCTAAATGAAAGATTGATATTGGCAAAGTCAGGCCCTTTATTGTCCTGATTTCTTTAGTTTGTAGTAAAAAAAATGTTGTATAAAATCATTAGTTTTAAGTAATGTGTAGTGTAAAAATTTCTATACTCGAACCTATTTTTCAGATTATAATATCAGATTCAAAATAAAGTTTCTGACTAGGATCAAATCATACTACTTCCACGCACATAGTCATGCtactaaaataaaaagaatctGACACTACTACTTGGCAGTTGCCTCTATATGGAAAAATGATATACTTTGCCTTACTGTCTTTATCTGAACTGTCAATCCTCATTTCTCTGAAGTACTCAACTGGTCAAATCACACTTCTCTTACACCCCCCCACCCCAAACCTCCTATCTAAAGAACACAAAAACACTCCACACACTGACATTTCTGGAGGTCTTTTGTGTTTTGTACTGAGATGAAAGGACTAGCTAGCTAGTGTGCCCCATGTTCTTGCTGCAGCTGTTTCTGAGTCATGTATTTGGTGCCTCTGTTACTAGTGTTACTGTGGCTGATATTTAGCCATTTGTAGGGTGATCCTTTTGAGGTAAGTTATTCTTAAGCcttaaaatagaaataagttACAACTTCATTTGACAAAAGAGAACAAACTTAAAACACTGCTACCTACCTGAAAAATGTCTGCTACTGCCCATGACTTTGAGCTTGTGAGAATTCAGGTCATTTACTTGGTCCTCATTTTTGCTTAGTATTGTTCTCTTTAGCATTGTCTTCTGCCTTATTTAACTAATGCTTTGCATTCTTTGTTTACAGACTCATGTTCTTAAAGTTCAGATCAACTGTCATGGATGCATGCGGAAGGTGAAGAAACTGCTTAAAAGAATTGAAGGTACTCTCATTTTTCACTTACTATAAGTTATACTAGTAATATCTACCACCACCTTTCTCCAACATGCACACCagggaaaaataaaaatcagtATCAAACCATTTATGTACTTTCAACAAAAGAACAAAGAAAGTTCATACTTCAGAATAAAATGTTAAAACATTTGATTTCAGGGGTTTATCAAGTGAAAATGGATGTTGATGAACAAGTTGTCATAGTATCTGGGAATGTGGACTCTGCAACACTGATCAAGAAGCTAAGCAAATCTGGGAAACATGCAGAGCTTTTATCAGAGAACCCAATGGAAAACCAAAAAGCAGAACTACTCTATAACTGGTTCAATGATGACTTTCACCAAAACGAGGGAGCTCTAAACTGGTGTGAGGATGAGAAGACTCAAAACAGAGCACTCCTTAACTGGCTCAATAATAACAAGCATCAAAACCAAATGTACGGATCATACAACTCTCTTGGAACCTCCAAGAGAAGTCCTATGTGTGCCCCTATTGAACGAGGCTTCGATCATTGGAACAACAAACAGTTTCTGGACCAAAGTATCCGAATTGACTCTCTCTCAGCTGAGGCAAATCAGAACCTTTGTGCACTAGGAAACATGGATTATCCATATAATGTTCAGGAAGAAAGCATCATTAACAATGCAGTTTTCGGAAGAACTTCTTCATTTGGAGATCTCCAAAGTCTACAAGGTAGAAGAAATTCAATGGTTGATTTTCAAGGTCTCCGAAACAATAATCTTAGTTTTGCTCCAAACCAAGGTCTCAGAAGTATTAATTCCCGTTTTGCTGATTTGGGAAGTGAAGATTCAGTACTACAAAACTTACACACTGGTCAAGGGGCATATGGATATCAACCAAGGCCATTCAGTGAGATGAATGACAGGCAGGCTTACCATTACAAATATCCAGCTTCAACAATGACGTCTTTTTTAGATTATCCTTCAACAATGATGAACTCTTACAGGCAGAACAGCCATGGCAATGGCATTGACAACTTCACCAGTGATATTTACACATATCAACCAGGAAGGATTCTCTATCAGACACCCTATGGTGTCTTCCCACCCAATTACAGCCATACTTGGAACATGAATAACTATAACAATTGAGAAACTTACCATTCGtacctacatatatatatatagtttagaTTTCAGCTTTCACATATAAACGACTTTCATTTCTTGTGTTTTTTCTTTGTTACGAGTAAATTCACTTTTATACATGACGTTGTAAAACTTTGTTAACACTATCCTAGTATTATAACCTATTGTAATAGCCTAATAGGTAACATGCTTTATTTGCCAAGCTACTAAGTCTACCTTATATGCATTCAAACGTTGTAGCGGTACTCCCTAATTTCAGACAAAGGCAAAATTCCAGTTAAAGGCTACTGTTTAGCCTTTATTCCTGATAGCTGCTTTGCAATATAGATTATAGAGAAATCACAATTGCAGTAAACATGCATTAATGTGAAACTCAAAAAGTAGGTATAGAGCAATTAACTTATCTCAAAGTGTTAGTTACGAAATCTTAGTTCCCATTCAGTAATCAATAGCAAGAATTAGTAATCGAAAGTAAATGGTCTACCTAAAGCAATCATAAATAATTTACAGAAAGCAGTAAGCAAGTCCATCAACAGTTGACACATCTTCTGGACATGAATTATCTCGGATCCAATAGTCGAAGAAACTTGGAATCAGCCACTAAGAAACAAATCTACTGGTACAGTGTTTAGATGCAAAAAAGAAAGGCGGCATCATGAAGCTATCGTTTCCGTGCTTTCCTACGCCTAGATTCTGTTTTCTGCCATTTCTTTCTACGTACCAATTTGCTCTTTGGTTTCAGTTTTATTTCAGGAGAGAACTCAAAGTTTGGATCTCTCATACGAGCTTGTATGTCTTTGAAAAACTGCATATTCAATTTCTTAGGTCCTCCCTGTCTCAATTCAGCATATTCTGGTCCGGAAATGATGTTCTCAAAAGCACCAATCAGAATGTCCAAATCGCTCATAACCTCCCAAACATTAATGAAACGCCCATCAGGAccctttttcaatttcttaaGGGCATTTTCCA
The sequence above is a segment of the Solanum dulcamara chromosome 11, daSolDulc1.2, whole genome shotgun sequence genome. Coding sequences within it:
- the LOC129874439 gene encoding uncharacterized protein LOC129874439; amino-acid sequence: MSATAHDFELVRIQTHVLKVQINCHGCMRKVKKLLKRIEGVYQVKMDVDEQVVIVSGNVDSATLIKKLSKSGKHAELLSENPMENQKAELLYNWFNDDFHQNEGALNWCEDEKTQNRALLNWLNNNKHQNQMYGSYNSLGTSKRSPMCAPIERGFDHWNNKQFLDQSIRIDSLSAEANQNLCALGNMDYPYNVQEESIINNAVFGRTSSFGDLQSLQGRRNSMVDFQGLRNNNLSFAPNQGLRSINSRFADLGSEDSVLQNLHTGQGAYGYQPRPFSEMNDRQAYHYKYPASTMTSFLDYPSTMMNSYRQNSHGNGIDNFTSDIYTYQPGRILYQTPYGVFPPNYSHTWNMNNYNN